One Jatrophihabitans sp. genomic window carries:
- a CDS encoding iron-containing redox enzyme family protein: MTATHTFFRRPRLRPGVQITRADAGFALTYRSQSADLDVPDFAAAEVAELLEGLMAGAPSTQLRERAPNLSDFDGMLDELDRLGLLTEDERPAPATMTGEQLYRLVRRFTRRLQATSAGSELFTRMTNGTATRNQLIGYALEYHHVVWQSPALIAPALAHAWHPDAYGILQNFLRDEIGHDRMTRSALAAVGVPGPVLASTQPLPATFAVCATLGAVAAQDPLAFAACLSVVEEPSPQFNRAFAERARSLELPAEFIQPLLDHSDVNADAGHADVSLALLSTTSALGLEHAQAVLKQVAALVESLSRLERDILLHYAGPELALRIFEPDAE, translated from the coding sequence GTGACCGCGACCCACACCTTCTTCCGGCGGCCCCGGCTGCGGCCCGGGGTCCAAATCACCCGCGCCGATGCCGGCTTCGCCCTGACCTACCGAAGCCAGAGCGCGGACCTGGACGTGCCGGACTTCGCGGCAGCGGAGGTCGCTGAACTGCTGGAGGGGCTGATGGCCGGCGCGCCGTCCACCCAGCTGCGGGAACGCGCTCCCAACCTGAGTGACTTCGACGGCATGCTGGACGAGCTGGACCGGCTGGGACTGCTGACCGAGGACGAGCGGCCGGCGCCGGCGACCATGACCGGCGAGCAGTTGTACCGGCTGGTGCGGCGATTCACCCGCCGGTTGCAAGCGACCAGCGCCGGTTCGGAGCTGTTCACCCGGATGACGAACGGGACCGCGACCCGCAATCAGCTGATCGGTTACGCCTTGGAGTACCACCACGTCGTCTGGCAGAGCCCCGCCCTGATCGCACCGGCGCTGGCGCACGCCTGGCACCCGGATGCCTACGGAATCCTGCAGAACTTCCTGCGCGATGAGATCGGGCACGATCGGATGACCCGTTCGGCGCTGGCCGCTGTCGGGGTGCCAGGACCGGTGCTCGCCAGCACCCAGCCGCTGCCGGCGACCTTCGCCGTCTGCGCCACGCTCGGCGCGGTGGCCGCGCAGGATCCGCTGGCGTTCGCAGCCTGCCTGTCGGTGGTCGAGGAACCCTCCCCGCAGTTCAACCGAGCCTTCGCCGAACGCGCCCGGTCGCTGGAGCTTCCGGCCGAGTTCATTCAACCGCTGTTGGATCACTCCGACGTCAACGCCGACGCCGGGCATGCCGACGTGTCGCTGGCGCTGCTGAGCACCACCAGCGCCCTGGGCTTGGAGCATGCGCAGGCGGTGCTCAAGCAGGTGGCCGCTTTGGTGGAATCGCTGAGCAGGCTGGAGCGCGACATCCTGCTGCACTACGCCGGCCCGGAGCTGGCGCTGCGAATCTTCGAGCCGGACGCGGAGTGA